The following nucleotide sequence is from Oncorhynchus clarkii lewisi isolate Uvic-CL-2024 chromosome 6, UVic_Ocla_1.0, whole genome shotgun sequence.
TATTATCTGCTGACCACATCCCAGTCCGAGGCGTGTAACATATGTCAACAGGTGTCAAGGACTTGAAAGTTACAGAAATTGAGTTAACTGTTAGGACAAGGGATAACAACTAAATGAAATCCAGATCCTCAAACCTCACTTAGATGACTGCATTGATAGAATTGTCTCTGCTGCTTACGTTAGTTAGATTAGTTAGATTTGCTAAAAGATTAATGGCAGGTGCCTCTGAACTCTCGAGCTTCTGACATCTCAGCTTTCATTACACCTGATAACTTCATACAATATACTGTGATGCCCTTTGGAATGTGTAATGCACCTGCTACTTTTCAGTGCCTAGTTAACATTGTGTTCGTGGATGTGCCAAATTGTACTGCTTACCTTGACAATGTGGTGATTCATTCGTCAACTTGGTCTTATCATCTCGCCACCTTGAAAAGAGTGTTTAAGTGGTTGGAGAATGCTTCTTTAACCCTCAATTTGgccaagtgtgagtttgggaaggctgCTGTGGCTTACTTGGGGACGCAGGTGGGACGAGGtcaagtgtgagtttgggaaggctactgtggcTTACTTGGGGACGCAGGTGGGACGAGGtcaagtgtgagtttgggaaggctactgtggcTTACTTGGGGACGCAGGTGGGACGAGGtcaagtgtgagtttgggaaggctactgtggcTTACTTGGGGACGCAGGTGGGACGAGGtcaagtgtgagtttgggaaggctactgagGCTTACTTGGGGACGCAGGTGGGACGAGGtcaagtgtgagtttgggaaggctacagtGGCTTACTCGGGGACGCAGGTGGGACGAGGTCAActgtgagtttgggaaggctactgtggcTTACTTGGGGACGCAGGTGGGACGAGGTCAAGTGTGCCAAATAACTGGCAAAGTGGAAGCAATTGTTGCTTTTCCTGCTCTCACGACTTGTCGCCAGTTGTGCAGATTCCTGGGGATAGGAGGGTACTATCGTACGTTCTGTAATTTTTGACGGTAGTAGCTCTCCTTACATCTCTGCTTAGTCCCAAAGTACCATTTAAGTGGTCCAAGGAATGTAACTATGcttcacgttctgacctttgtttcctttgttttgtctttatttagtatggtcagggcgtgagttgtggtgggcagtctgtgtgtttttctatgtgtgtttatgtctgccaGAGCCGTTAgccagtcctgagctgcccctcagtccggagctgcccctcagtcctgagctgcccctcagtccggagctgcccctcagtccggagctgcccctcagtcctgagctgcccctcagtccagagctgcccctcagtccggagctgcccctcagtccagtggggccctttaggGTTGCCAGTCCTAGATcggtggcgagggtcgccgctttAAAGAGGCCACAGAGGCGGGTGAAGAGGCGCACCAGAACtttggtgaagtggggtccacgtcacGCACCAGAACCGCCACCgcagacagatgcccacccagaccctcccctatatgttcaggttttgcggccggagtctgcacctttgggggggaggtactgtcacgttctgacctttattttcctttgttttgtctttatttagtatggtcagggcgtgagttggggtgggcagtctgtgtgtttctctatggttttctatttctatgtttggcctgatatggttctcaatcagaggcagctgtttatcgttgtccctgattgagaaccatatttaggtagcctgggtttcactgttgttttgtgggtgtttgtttcctgtgtcagtctTTGTGCCACATGGGACTGTTTCGTTaatattcactttgttattttataTTGTGTCATGTTCAGTTTATtctattaaaacatggacacttaccacactgcgttTTGGCCCGATCCTTGCAACACCtctgacgaagaggaggaaatctgacATTACATTTAGATTCAGCCAAAGCACTACTTGGTAGTGCCCCAGTGCTTGCCGCCCCCAACTTTGACAAACCATTTAAGTTGGATGTATACGCTAGTATAGTATAATTTGGTAACGGAATTatgagttttaatcacttaataattcacaAACAAAATATACATCAGAAAAATCACTAGAACTAATTGTTAGCTCCACCATTACtggttacttctgtgaactttcattatccccCCTCCTCACAAAGACAAATGTGAAAATATCTTGAAGttatgtgggtttttggtaacagaattacaaggAACAAGACAATATTACCAAAATGATTTCTACAAACCCAAATGTAAGTGTTGATAATAGTAGTCAGGGGTCTTTATGTCAACATGATTCTGGTTTTATGTAGTTCTGATATTGgaccttttaagactttttctggtgATGTTTTCTAAgatcccttttccatctgttgacccagaaatcaaagccttcactggttgaaaaatgtatctaGAATTACATTTACCAAAAATATACACTCTTAgatttcatttgacacccaattacACATGCTCCTATGAACGTCATAATTGGTGCTTAaatcaaaatctaattttattggtcacaacacatggttagtagatgttattgggagtctagcgaaatgcttgtgcttctagttccgacagtgcagtattatctaacaagtaatatctaacaatttcacaaataCCTAATAGACAATCATTTCACATGGAAATGCCTTACTGTACCTCTAGAGATACTATCCTCTCCAGCTTCAGCCTGAATCccacccatgatgagaggaggtttactggacacacagggagaaactacagtctgaatcacacccatgatgagaggaggtttactggacacacagagagaaactacagtctgaatcacacccatgatgagaggaggtttactggacacacagggagaacctacagtctgaatcacacccatgatgagaggaggtttactggacacacagggagaaactacagtctgaatcCCACCCATGATGAGACTACCTTTAAGGCATAAGGgtttggttaatgttagggttgaggttagggttaaggttagggttaatgttagggttaatgttagggttaaggttagtgttaaggttagggttaatgtaaggattaaggttagtgttaaggttagggtccgTTTTAGGTTTTGGTCAGACGGGCTGTCAATGGGATGTTGGTCAGAAAAGTCCATTTAGTCTTTCCCTTCTCAAACCTGTCCCCTAACCAGTTCATATCATGTATTCCACCACCAGCACACCTGATTCACTAATCAGAGGTTTGGATGATTAGTTGACCAGTGGTACAAAGTGGACTGGATCTAGGTGAACTATGTGGAGAGTCTTCcagggacagtacagtacagactgAGAAGCTAACAACAGTGTAGTTTACTCAACTCATTCAAACTATCATGACTATTGTTTAGAGAGAAGATCTGCACAAGGGCATAAAGTTTAAGATATAGCAAGAGAGGACAATATGGTGCAAGGTTGCCAAAGTGGAATCAAAAGTTATAGGCCTAATCATcaatcaaatatgaaatataaaaccaaaatataatctACATATAAAGACAACATGTCATCTACATGTGTTATAGAATAGCTCCCTTCTCACATCCCAGGTCATGTTTGGACTGGAACGTGACAACTCAACGGGCTATGCGCATCTCCCCAATAGCCTACAGACAACTTTCCTGAGTGCAATGTCATTAATGTGACCGATATGTACAGTATAATAAGCATAGTGAAGAAGGAAAAGATCCCACCTCTGACGCACAGCAGAGACATCACTGCTGAGATTTCCCCTGGAGCAAGAGTCCCTCAAGAATTTAAAAACAGTCATTGCGTTACAATGAATGTCCTCCCCAAACGCTTGTTGCATCGTGAACTATCCTCCCAGTCCCTTGGGATTTCAGCGGATGGATGATGCGCCTCTGCCATTTACTTGGATGACAAGTTGGACGAACGCTCCTCCAGCTCACGATACGAAATGGTGGAGAACAACAGTGTGGTGATGTGTCGTTCACGAACGAACGGCTCTTTTTGAACGGATCTTTTTGTTGAACCTCGGGAACCGAATTGCATCGGTGAAAGAGCCATTCCTCTGGCTCTATGATTTGCAAACTGCTACTACTGCTTGTTGAGCTCAGAACAACGTTTTTCTGTAGATAAATTACAACATCATTATCTAAAGGGGGTGAATCCTCACTGCAGAAATAATAAATAGTGGGGAGAGAGttgtgattgtatgtttgtttgtacAGTTATGGCTGTAATGTTATTATTTTGTGTTCTCACTAAACACCCACATTTGTATTTGTGTGGGAAATGTTTGTAGGCTATGGTTGCTGTTTGTATTTCATTGAACTTTAGGCCCATACAAAGACAAATCACACAACATAGAATTCAAAATAACCCTAGGCAAAAATACACGAAATAAAAGTCAAGTGAAAATAGTTATAAATGACTTTATCAATTATTAGTAGCTAAACATTATCGACTTTTGGACACTGATGCGCAGGAGAACCCCTAGCTGTCAATCAAGCAGGCGCGGTGAACGGATTATGACGCTCAAGCGTTCCAAATGACGCAACAATACAGCTCCAGACCAGAGAAAGTTAATGCCGAGGATATTATTCGGTTCAACACTAAAACTGAGGTTTGACACGTGTGATTTGAGGTgagtcaaatatttacaaaagttTACAATACATTAACCATCCGCTTCGTTATTTCTGTTGCTATCAATCACTCCATCTGTATctactcttctgtctgtctgtcggactATCTGAATTGTCTGTGTACTGCTAGCCAGCATATGCCAGAAAGGTTCTTTCACATAGGCTCATATTCACAAAGTCTCATAGAAGGAGTGCTGATCAATAATCAGTTTGGTCTTTTAAATTAAACTGAATACGTTTTGATGGACAGGAggcgacctgatcctagatcagcactcctaccctgaaacactttgtgaacacaatccaggtgtactgTGATGAGATATTATTATATTAGTTGTGCTGATGCATGATGGGTTGTAGGCTAGAGCTTGAGGACTCAACTCTGAAGACTGTTTCTGAATTCACTGACCTGGTGAGTAAATGTTGTGTACAATGGCACCATCTAGTGAcagaaacatagaaacacacattgTTGCTGAACGAAGGCATCTCTTTATTTTCCAGAAATAAAACTTGTAGACCTTTCCTGCAGTCTCTGAGGAGATGGACACCTCTTCTTCTTCTGGACGATCTCCGTCTCCTACTGGGACTGTCTTCTTACCCCCTCCTATCATGTGGAACAGTCTGTAAGTCATTCATCACAtaacctagctctggtccagggcattaTGTGCGGCTTGCTGAAGGAAGGCTCAGTGTCTGCAAGCTGTacgtaacgccctggaccagagtgACACATTACCCACCTCTGGCCATCATGGACAGTCAACTCATCACAGTCACATACTGTGAGTCACAGTTGTGTGATTTGTGTTATTAAAGACAGTTAAATTGAGCAGAAGttgaattattattttaatattgtagTAAATTGTCTGAGTTCACTTCCTAAATAATGTGTTGACATTCCTTTGCTCCCAGCTACAAGCAGGCAGAGATGGAGGTTCACTTcccgagagaagagaagaagacctGTACAGAGAAGGAAGCCCACATGCTTGAGTTGAGGGGGAAGGATCGAACAATCCGAAATCAGAAGAAGGAGATGGACAGACTTCAAGTGTGCCTCTgggaggaggaaaagaagaagaggaatgGTGGAACGGAGAAGGACAAGATCATTGAACAATTACAGTCTGAGACAGACCATCTCCGAGCCCTTTTAAAagatgaaaggaggagaagaagagcagAAAGGGGTATCATGAAAGAGTGGAAGGCTGAGATCctgagactgagggaggcagagagccagagggaggcagagagccagagggaggcagagagtcagagagaggcggagagccagagagaggcagagagagagagagaggcagagagacagagagaagcagagagacagagagaagcagagagacagagagaagcagagagagccaCAGAAGCAATGGAGCACCAGAGAAAACTGCAGGAGATCCACAGACTCAAACGACTGCTGGATCTACTGATGGTGGACCTACAACTGGCCCACGTAAGACAtgtcattgttattattaaaAGGCAGTGTATATTTACCCAGCTGAAAATGAATAGTGGCAGACAGCGGTACGCTAACCCAATGTTAACTTTTATTCCtttccttaacccttaccttaacctcactgaaactatacctaacctttaccttaacccaaccctaggtCCTGAACCTAACCTTCATTTATCTCAACCCCTATGCCTTTCTTCTGCCGGTTGAATATCCACTTCCTTATTAACgtcattactgttgttgttgttgactgtatcTGTGCAGGTTGTAAATAGTTGCATTAGTGAAGCATCATTTGTAGGAGTAATTTCTACAAGCATAAACATCAGAGGCAACATTGTTGTAACATCACACAAATTGTAACAGGAATTTCTCAAACCCCTAACTGAATGGGcaagaaggttgtgtgtttgtatttgtacaCATTTGGACATAATTGATTCCATAAAATGTCTCAAATTTTTTCAAACCATGTCAATACATTAATTGACAATGAATTGTCCAGATTAATTGATCAAAATGACCCTGCTATTGATGTTGTCCAGTGTTTGATTCAATACCTAGCTCTAGGTTGTATTTCTGTGTATCATTCTCTGCAAATCCATTGAAAGTATGTCTTGGTAATAGATTATCACTAATTTTACCTTTTAAAATGAAGcaagagattgagagattgaggCTATGGCAGAAAGTCATGGAGGATCAGCGACCAAGACTGGCCTGGAACAACAAACCTattgaaacaggaagagagagggaaagagagagggaaaaggagatggaaaggaagagaaaaGCAGAATTGGAAAGACAAGAAATGAAGAAGAAAGTGGAACAGGCAGAAGAAACGATAAAAGCGTTAGAacgagagattgagagattgaaagagattgAGAAGGAAATCAtgtttgaaagagaaagagatgtgcGTATTGCAGAGAATGAGAAAGTCAAACTGGTTAACGAAAAGGtaaaagagttagagagagaggttgagagactgAAAGAAGATATGACAACAAAAGAGATTCAATACAAAATCAAATTTGAAAGAGCGAAAGAAGCGTTTagaagacagaatgagagagtgaaACAGGTTAACCAAAATGTACTAGTgttagacagagaggttgtgAGAATGAAAGAAGAGATTAGATTGAAAAACGAGACTGAACCAGAGAGAACatttgatagagacagagagagagaaaatgattggAGACGAAGTGAAGAGGAGTTGAAaaatagagtggagagagagatggagatggagacagCCCTCATCAATGACAAAAATACGTCTGAATTGGAGGAAGTCTTCAAGAAAATCAAGGAACAGCAGATAGAATTAGAAAATATGGAAACAGACAAATATAAATGGAAACAGAATCAAATGGAcatggaggagaagatggagggtgagcacaacaaacagaaagaggtagaaagaaagagaatggagaaaataccaaaacagagacaagaagaagatgagaagaagaaggagatggagagagaagaagaagaggagagacgcAAACAGAAGcacatagagatggaagaggaagaaagagagagggagaaagagagacagagacagatcaaaaggaagagaatggagaagagacagaaaattatggaaagagaagaagagagacagagagagattgaaagagagattgaagaagaaagatgtaaacagaagcaaatagagatggaaaaggaaaaaagagagagggagaaagacagacagagagagatcaaaagaaagataatggaaaagagacaaaaacatatcgaaagagaagaagagagacagaaagagattgaaagagagcacgaagaagaaagatgtaaacagaagaaaatagagatggaagagaaagaaagagaagaagagagacagagagagattgaaagagagcacgaagaagaaagatgtaaacagaagcaaatagagatggaagaggaagaacgagagagggagaaagagagacagagagagatcaaaagaaagagaatggaaaagagacaaaaacatattgaaagagaagaagagagacagaaagagattgaaagagagcacgaagaagaaagatgtaaacagaagcaaatagagatggaagaggaagaacgagagagggagaaagagagacagagagagatcaaaagaaagatcatggaaaagagacaaaaacatatcgaaagagaagaagagagacagaaagagattgaaagagagaatgaagaagaaagatgtaaacagaagaaaatagagatggaagaggaagtacaagagaaggagaaagagagacagagagagatcaaaagaaagatcatggaaaagagacaaaaacatatcggaagagaagaagagagacagaaagagattgaaagagagaatgaagaagaaagatgtaaacagaagcaaatagagatggaagacgAAGaacgagaagaagagagacagagagcgatcgaagagaaagaaagacgacaacaacaagaggagagaaagataatGTTTGAGAGagatcaagaagaagaaaatatatgGAAACAGAAGCAAATTGAcatggagaaggagggaagagagagggagaacaagagacagagagagatagaagagatacacagacgacaacaacaagaggagagacagaaacaaatggagaaggagaaagacaatgacaatcagagagagatggaattaaAAGATCAGcaacagaaagagatggagaaagaaaagatgattatgagagaaagggaggaagcaggaagaagaaaggaagggcagaaaaatatttttggggaaatTGAGGGACAGAATGAACTGgagatagaacaggagagagagatggaagaaaagcaggaagtgattaaggaagcagaggaagagtacagggaaagagaagagagaggaaaggaagtaaGCATGAAGAAACATGTAGTAGTTAATGTTAAAGCAAAAGCACGGGAAGTCTTCAATAGGCGTAAAGAGAGGAGGTTAGAAGTGTTGAAGGGGGAGCGAGAACACATAGAAAGAGGACAACAaatcaggagggagaaggaggaaagaCGGCTGGAGATggaaagaaaacaggagagggcAAGACAACAAGAGGAGCAGGATAAAAAACGAGAGATTGAAATTGCTAGACAGAAAGAAATGTTGAGactaagagaggaggagaggcagagagaggaagagagagaggaggagagaaagaaagccaTTAAATGCCTTTTATctttaatcagagagagagaagaaataatACAGGCAAAAAAAAGAGAGGAGATGGTGGAAGAGGAAAGAAGGGAGATCCTTGAGTACAAGAGGGGTgacttagaggaggaggagaaggaagatgaCAAGGAGGACATTCTCCCACCCGATAAAAGTATCCGAAGGAGAGCTGTGGGCTGGGTAAACAAGAAGTGGGAGAAGAGGAAcctcagaaagatagagagaacgtatcagagagaggctgaggagggccATAAGATCGTCCACATAGGTAAGACCTGTTTTCCCTCTACTTATGACATTATCCTCTTTAGTCTCCTCTACACACATAAGTTCCACACCAGTCATCATGTTGCATCATTGTTTCAATATAAAACTACTGTCCAAAGaatatgttagctgacatggctcattgagtgactgactgacataacaagaaaaATACTGCTGATAACAACCACGTTTTTAAATGGTACCTTGTGTCATCTACTAGTCTAACTCTCAAGACTAAGTAGAGACCCAGAAAGAGttcctaaaaacacacacacaaaaacgtgTTTTGGGGGGATCCGGGGGCTACTAGTGGCCATGCGGCGCTAAGCGATCACATATGCCCTGGCACTATACAAAGAATAGGTGCCATTCTGGACTCATGTTCAACTTAGGGCCAGGTCAATTCGGGATGGGAATTATTGCACTTTATTGACAAATTCCATGCCTTGCTCAACTGAAAAGAGTAAAGAATCATTGAGATCCAATTGTGTTTTCTATTCTTCATTCCCTGTGTCCATTACATTTAAGTTGATACCAGATCCACTAAGATGAATGTAAACTCTACTTCTTCTCCCCTCCCAGCCATCCCTGGACACACAAGGCTAACATCCACCATGAcccgggcagagagagagagggagaagaggaaggagctGCTGAAggctgaggagagaaggaagaagatGGAGGATTTCAATAAGCAGTGGAGAGAGCGGTCCCTGCTTAAAAAACAGACTCGTCAacaactgaaggaggagagggagaggatgaaggaaAACTACCTGGAGCAGATGAATCTGGAGGCTGATGCTCAAATCAACAACCGGTGTCTAACCACCCAACACAGCCACGATTACAACCACGGTCAGGAGTTGCCCGGGTGGGCCAATGGCCAACAAGTAAGCCAAGAGCCCACTGGATCTGCTGATGGCCACCAGGAAAGGCCAAGGAGGCAACAGGCATGGGCAGAGAACCAGGAGGGGAGTTCAGAGAACCAGCAGGAGGGGCCAGAGAACCATCAGGGGGGGCCAGACAGCCAGCAGCTAGAAGCTCCAGAAGAGGCTGAAACATCAGAGCGAATATCCAAGACAAAGAAAAAGCCAAGCATCTGGAAGAAAATTAGGATGAGGTAAAGAATGTTTAAACATCTATTCATGTTTTACACTGTTAATATACATGTCATCACTTTAAAAAGTGACATTATCCAAATGTGAGGGTTTAGTGTACATgcaacacacatgtaaatataTAGATACTTACCTGTCTCTGTGATGTCTTACAGCCTTCCTGACGTGCTGTCTGCCTAGAGCTGGAACTCGATGAAGCCACAGTTCCACTGAGGTTACGTTGGTAATTAAAAGTGTCGCCCAataattcctcctcctctttaagtcATCGAGCCACATTTCCTCCTCAAAACATTATAGTCTCCTCAAGCCAGCAAGTATCCTCTTTATCAGGCAACAAACCATCGAAGGTCAGTGACCCTCCTCCCAAGAACAGAGACTCTCATCTGTATCCTAGTTAAATTCATCTCTGCTTACCACCTCTACAGTCCTAGAAAATATCCCAAAAATGGAAATGGTTTCAACAGAAGTCCTCCCCTCAGACCAGTGGCTCCACAGACCAGAGTTTCTCATCTTTATTCAAGTTGAATGCAACTCTGATCATTTCCACCACCTCTCCTGTTAAGGGGAGGTGCTGAAAAGGAGGTCTGGGAGGAGGTCTGCAGGTAGCCTGGACCGGACCGGTAGCAGCTAAGTTGCTGGCTCCATCCCCGGGCAGAGCTGCTCAAGTCAGGCCAGTGATGTTTGATGATGTCCTTTTTGTTTGCAAAGTTTTACTCTTTAATAAAAGCATTTATTAAAAAAGCAATATTGTTGTTACGGTGTGgattgttttgttatttattagAATTGAAACATCCAGTAGTCATGGTAGATGTTAGACTTTCAATGAGACACCTAACATTCCATCAGTTTGATACAATGTGTGACATGTTATATTAGAGAGGAGTCCTCTATACACATCTATTTTAGACCATAGGAGAAATATCAGATTGAAATAGCTTCTCTAAGAATCTGAGGAGAGAGCAACAGTAGAAGCATCGTTAGCTCTCCCACCTCCAGTTTAGTACTCGGGTCATTCCACCAATTGAGTACCTTTTGGGGAGTGTAACTTTATATTTCACctaattctaacattctgtcataaaaagcacatgttcaacttaatataaaacatattttcccatCTCAAAGTAACAAATacatactatagtaagtgcctattaagtgccaaataaagtgacagggttgactgtaacagagttgactattTCATCTAGAATCAACCATAGATCCccatgtgacagggggaatggaatgcAAGCTTACCAAACACATGTAAATAGTTTAAACATTT
It contains:
- the LOC139411847 gene encoding trichohyalin-like; this encodes MEDQRPRLAWNNKPIETGREREREREKEMERKRKAELERQEMKKKVEQAEETIKALEREIERLKEIEKEIMFERERDVRIAENEKVKLVNEKVKELEREVERLKEDMTTKEIQYKIKFERAKEAFRRQNERVKQVNQNVLVLDREVVRMKEEIRLKNETEPERTFDRDRERENDWRRSEEELKNRVEREMEMETALINDKNTSELEEVFKKIKEQQIELENMETDKYKWKQNQMDMEEKMEGEHNKQKEVERKRMEKIPKQRQEEDEKKKEMEREEEEERRKQKHIEMEEEEREREKERQRQIKRKRMEKRQKIMEREEERQREIEREIEEERCKQKQIEMEKEKREREKDRQREIKEEERQRAIEEKERRQQQEERKIMFERDQEEENIWKQKQIDMEKEGRERENKRQREIEEIHRRQQQEERQKQMEKEKDNDNQREMELKDQQQKEMEKEKMIMREREEAGRRKEGQKNIFGEIEGQNELEIEQEREMEEKQEVIKEAEEEYREREERGKEVSMKKHVVVNVKAKAREVFNRRKERRLEVLKGEREHIERGQQIRREKEERRLEMERKQERARQQEEQDKKREIEIARQKEMLRLREEERQREEEREEERKKAIKCLLSLIREREEIIQAKKREEMVEEERREILEYKRGDLEEEEKEDDKEDILPPDKSIRRRAVGWVNKKWEKRNLRKIERTYQREAEEGHKIVHIAIPGHTRLTSTMTRAEREREKRKELLKAEERRKKMEDFNKQWRERSLLKKQTRQQLKEERERMKENYLEQMNLEADAQINNRCLTTQHSHDYNHGQELPGWANGQQVSQEPTGSADGHQERPRRQQAWAENQEGSSENQQEGPENHQGGPDSQQLEAPEEAETSERISKTKKKPSIWKKIRMR